The Juglans regia cultivar Chandler chromosome 6, Walnut 2.0, whole genome shotgun sequence genome contains the following window.
taactatttttaaatagactaaatcatatctaaaatgtaaaagtaacattacaccaatattatttactcttaaaataaatctttattaatatcattatgaaAATCATGTATTATTGGCAATGAATACCTATTTTTTATGGTCACCTTATTCAGTTATCGGTAGTCGATGCACATCCTAAGGATCCCAGCTGTCTTTTCAAAATGGTATCAGTGCTGCCCAAGGTGAAATTCTAGTCCTGATCAATCTTTTTCATGAGCTGTGACCCCTTATGCGGATCCACTCTGGAAGTGACCCTTCAGGTGGAGTGTGAGCTTTTGTGTACTATATTGCTACTCTTCTAAGCATTCTCCATGTTGTTCTAGAAAGCTCACATTCTGCTCTTGTATTTCTTAGATTGTTGATGACCTTTGGCGAGTAGCTCTTGTCTCATCAAAGCCACCAGTCTCGCCTTCAAGGTTGGCGACTTTTCTAGCATGCCGACCGTGAGGCGAGACACTCATCTCCACCTCGTGTTGGGATGTATCTGTCAAGAGTTCTGCAAGGTGCTTGCTCTTCTACATGTTGGACTATTTGCACTTTTCAGCCTCCACAATTATTTTCTTCACCAAACTAGTAGAGTATCCCTTATCTTTCTTTCCACTTAACCTCATTAGTGGTATGTCCCCTCGTGAATGTAGGACCCTCATACTTTTGAGAAATTCTGAAACAAACCATcaattttgtctctaaaaataatttttgagacgaatttcaattctctcaaaaaaattttgtctaaaaaaattaaatttgttgtagtaaaagtaatgataaaataacaatattaaataatttatttatatcatatcttatcttattcacgggttaaaaaaatgtagatgaAGGCAAAATTTTCTAAAGACAAGAGGACAAGTTTCTTTTGTCACATTCATTGAATTTTGAGCTCTGTTTCTATACTTTTACAATTCAAGGACAGCTGgcctaatattttcataaaaatgatgGGAAAAGCCAGATAGAGATTATATATCGTACGTAGGGCTGTATCGTAGGGCttggggatatatatatatatatatatatatatatttatatattatctcaaCAAGACGACGAAGTTACCCGCAATTGAGATTAAGGATGAAAATGACACTCCACTATCAAGACTTCACAAGAGACTGTACGTGAAGTGGACTTGGAGATAGACCACTAGATATAGACGCCAGCGCGCGAGTACCGtgtctcattattataactctTAATTTATACGATTTATTTCATGGGTCGATTATATACACAGCCACATACAATGCTCCTCGTTCATCGCAcgttttaattattaaattatgattgTCTTATGAtcagttttctttttgaatatttttattgcTAATTCAtatccaaaattctataaaaaaattatttatttatgataaattatttcttataaaaatgattattgtttattaaaataaatttattttactcataaataattatttttattataaataattcattataaattgtcgtttttcttgtaatagGATGGCTTTCCGTTTCGTCAATGTACTGTGAATCATAGAGAATTTGCTAGGAAGCAAACAAGATCTGAAACTTTATCGGATTTTTGCTTTATGGAAACGGTGTTTGTCGAACCTTGACCTACAAAATTGACTCAGAAAGAAGTATGCCCTTATATAAACCCCCATCGACAACCAAATCATTTACGCTTTGGGTTCCTGTCCCTCACTGCTTTTATGGCTAGCATACTTGCcctatttctctttttcttatttctattttggatATGGAGGAGAACCCAAAAGGCTGCCCCTCAAAAGATACTCCCACCAAAAGCAGGTGGTGCATGGCCTATAATTGGCCACCTCCACCTATTAGGAGGGACGCAACCTGCCCATATAACCCTAGGTGACATGGTTGACAAGAACGGACCAATCTTCAGTATCAACTTGGGCATGCATAGAGCTATAGTAGTAAGCAGTTCAAAGATAGCTAAAGAGTGTTTCACTACCAACGATAAAGTCTTTGCCAACCGTCCAAAAGCTTTGGCGACAGAACTCATGGGTTACAACTATGCCATGTTTGGTCTGGGACCATATGGTTCCTATTGGCGTCATGTTCGAAGAATAGCCACTCTTGAGCTCCTCTCAAATCACCGTATCGAGATGTTCAAACATATCCGAGAGTCAGAGGTAAATACGGCCATCAAAGAGATCTACGAGTTGTCGACCAAGAACAACAACGCATTAGTGGAGATGAGAAGATGGTTCGGCTATGTAACCCTAAACGTTGTGTTTATGATGGTTATAAAGAAGCGATTTGCTTGGGCTGTAACCAAGGATGAGGATGAAGGAAATGATCAATTTCGAAATGCGATGAGAGATTTTGTTGTGTTGAGTGGGGCATTTGTAGCGTCAGATGTACTTCCATATCTAAGATGGTTGGACTTGGGTGGGTACGAGAAGGAAATGAAGAAAACAgcaaaaaaaatagatcatgaGGTCGAAGGATGGCTAGAAGAACACAAGCAAAGAAGAATTTCTGGGGAGATAAAGAAAGGACATCAAGACTTTATGGATGTGATGTTGTCTATTGTCGTTGACAGTGAGGAGATTTCTAATTATGATGCTGATACAATCACCAAGGCTACTTGTCTGGTATGCTTTTGATAACCCTATTTAAGCTGATGTAGAGTACTAAGATTGCTTTGCTTTATATTTATTGAAGTTGACTGATCACAATTATCCTTCTTTTTACTTCATTAAATTATCAACTGGAGTTTAACATACAATCAGGGaattttttcacataaaaaagaATCCAGCTCTCTTGTTATGGTAACCTCCCCAAATTTTCAATGAATTTGTTGGTTCTtgtttgcaaaaagaaaatagtagatTTCCGTGCCAGCTTGGGCTAGGGTTTTGAAAACATCCGTCTTGTTCCTAAAATCTGCCCAAATATATGCTAGCGGTCCACCAAAGCAAATCTAGGATTTCTAACTCTCGCGCAGTACTCCATTAATTTCAAAGCAAAATGGATAAATTTGGCTAGGTCcgatatggaaaaaaaaaaattattggtgacccattatttttcaaaatgaatatatggAAATTGCATTCCCTaagattatatctaatattactaatactcgtccacaaaaaataaatcatttcgatattaaaaaaaaaaaattgtttctcttttaaacacaaaatataagcCCAGGCTTGAAGAGAGCACTCATcaaaaacttgaagaaaaaaatacaaaacaaaacaaaataaaccaaaccGCAGAAGCGAGAGGAAATTGCAAGTATTTATTATAGGCTTTgctcttttttaatcttttgaggGGAATAGTTTCGTTGAGTTCTACTTTAGTTTAATatggtaaaattataaatagcatatACATACATGCTGAGACTTTTGCAGGGCCTCATCTTTGGTGGTACAGATACAACGACGGTGACAATGACATGGGCGCTCTCTCTACTTCTTAATAATCGAGAGGCTCTTAAGAAAGCCCAACAAGAATTAGACCTCCAGATTGGTAGAGATAGGTTAGTGATGGAATCAGACGTGAAAAACTTAGTCTATCTTCAAGCTGTCATCAAAGAAACAATGCGTTTATATCCCGCTGCGCCACTTTCTCTACCGCACGAGTCTCTTGAGGATTGTACTTTGGCTGGTTACCACATCCCAACGGGCACCCGTCTTCTTGTTAATCTATCAAAGATTCATAGAGATCCACAAGTGTGGGCAGATCCAACAGAATTTCGCCCAGAAAGATTCCTTACAACCCACAAAGATGTTGACTTTAAGGGCCAGCATTTTGAGTTCATACCATTTGGCAGCGGGAGGAGATTTTGTCCAGGAATCTCATTTGCACTACATGTTATGCAACTCACACTTGCTAACTTCTTGCATGCCTTTGAGATTACGACAGTACCAGCAGATGAACCAGTAGACATGACTGAGAGAGTCGGACTTACATCCCTAAAAGCCACCCCACTTGAAGTCCATCTCACCCCACGCCTTCCTTCCTCAGCATATGCATGATCATTTGAGTATATGTTAAATTGGTACAATATTGTCAAGGAGTTTCGTAATGATCTTCATGCACAaggatatatattttgaaatgcttTGGCATGTTCgcttgttcttgtttttttatttttttattttggcgTGTTCGCTTGTCAAAGTATGTAACTTTCTTAAGCATATTAAGGGATGTTCTACCacaatttcataattaaagtatagtaatttcttttttggaaaatttatcGTACATGTCCTTCGAATTTGATCTTTTTCTAAACTGATcctgaagttgaaaaaggttccATAAAGATCTTTAGGGTTAAGGTCTCTATTAAAATGATCCCTCCATCCTataggaaataaaaaaagagtaaggGATACTAGCTCTTTGCACTAAACTATGTGTaaccatataatatatgcaaATTGGAATTGTTCTCCTAGAATTAGTAACTTAATTGACATGTCAATCTCTTTCACGAGCAATTGTTGGAAAAGTATGACGTTTCTTATGCGTGTTAGATAACCTTAAGATTATCATTATTATAGAAACCTTTGAAAGGTCTTcagttaaattatatataaatgcgtGCGCATGGGAACACATAAGCTACAATTATCATAAAAGTTGAAATTATCAACGACTATATAAAAACTAAAGCACTATTTTACTTTGTTGATAATAACGCAAGGTGCATGTTATTTTCTCTAAGCgcacattattattatttttttttggcatgttTTTAATGGACCGGCATGATTTTATtggttatttaaaaataagttttaaaatagtgttttttttttttttttgataaataccaACTCCATCattgagataaaaaatattacagacATTTATCAAACCATAAGGTTTGAGAAAGGAAATCTAGAATACTATCCCACCACATTTCAAAATCATCAACTCTCCAAGCATAATGAGCTAGCTCATGAGCAGCCCTATTACCCTCtctataaatatgtttaaaagaaatactCTCAGAACAACTGCATAGTCTTTTAATTTCAGAAAACAAATTTCCAAGCATGGAATCCAACATATCCTCCTTCTGCAATGACTGAATCATCAACAAACAATCCGATTCTATTTCAATTTGTGCAATGCCCATAGAAGAACAAAACTGCATGCCTCTGAAAACTGCCAACAGTTCAATGGCCTCTGGTTCTTCCAACTCTAGTTCATGTTTAGAGGCTGCCATTACCACCATCCCAGATGCATCCCTTAAACTGACACCAATACCAGCCTGTTGTAGATTGGAAAACATTGCACCATCTGTATTTAGCTTGAGTACTCCCTGAGGAGGAGGCCTCCAACTGAACTGGTCCTTTATCTGCATCTTGGAACTAACAGCAACAACTTTGTAACTATGCAAGAGACCCAAAGAATGATTCGTGACATGCCTTGGACTTAAtcagattttttcaaattcaagcTTGTTTCTGCGATACCAAAACCCCCAAGCAAGACAAAAAAATTGCGCCAAATTACTAGATTCTAACCCCTCCACAAACTGTAACACCAAGTCAGTAACATGAAGAGACATAAGATTTATTAAAGAAGGGAAAAACTGTAACCATAAGTCCCGAAGATGAGAACAACTGAACACTGCATGTACCAGATCCTCCAGTGGATGCTGATAGAAACTACAAGTAGCTACTgtaatcatttttttccttggCAGTTTATCCTTAGAAGGTAAACTATCTTTGCATACACACCAAGCAAAgactttaattttgtttggggATTTCATCCTCCATAAAGATTTCCATAACTTCTGCTGTCTCCCCATCGAAGATGACTGCTGTATTTGATCCCATTTGTGCCAAAATAAGCTTGTAACAACTCTTCACTGAAAACTATCCATTTCTTTCCTGATTCCATATCAATTTATCAGGAGTACCTTCAGGAAAGATCAGAATTTTGTTGATTTCTGCCACAAccattggattgaagagagttcTAAATTTTGGAAAGTTCCACCCCCTTGTTTCCTCATCGATCACAGAAGCTACAACAGCTTCTCTATCTTGCATCTGTAACCCCAACTCTTGAGCCAAGTTCTTATGCCCTGGAAGCCAATGATCTGTCCATAAATGTGCATTCTTACCATCTCCAATCCGCCATCTACATCCCTCCCTCAACCATTTCTTTGCCTCCAAAACACCCCGCCAGGTATAAGATGGGCAGTTGCCCAAGCTAGACTCCATAAAATTTGGCTTAGAAAAATATCTAGCTTTGAAAATCTAATAAAGCCCAGATTCCTCATTTTGCATCAACCGCCAACCTTGCTTTGCAATAAGAGCAAGGTTAAACAATCTAAGCTTCTTAAACCCCATACCTCCTTTACACTTCCCCTCGCACATATTGTTCCAACTATATAACCTGaatccttttttcttctttcttttggccCCACCAAAAATTAGACATTAAACCTTCCAACTCTAAAGAGAAATTTGTGGGTAAGAGGAAACAACTCATAGAATAAGTGGGAATGGATAAGGCCACAGCTTTAAGTAAGATCTCCTTACCTCCTTGAGATAACAGTTTTTCCTTCCAACTTTGCAATTTCTGCCATACCCGCTACTTAATAGATTGAAAGGCCCTTGTTTTTGATCGACGAACAATAGGAGGCTACCCAAGATATTTCTCATACTGCTGAATCTCACCATTACCCCATAGCAACTGAATCTCTTCCCTTTCATCCCGACTCACGTTACTACTAAAAACCATGGCTGTTTTCTCCTTATTAATTTTCTGCCTTGACACACTCTCATAAACTGATAGGACAGCTTGAACTCTCCTATTCTCCTCAACTTCAGCCTTACAAAAGATGACACTATCATCTGCGAAAAGCAAATGATTAATATTGGGGGCACCCCTACATATTTTAATCCCAGAGATATCCCTCCTTATACCTGCTGCATTCAACAAAGAAGTGAGCCCTTCGGtacagagaagaaaaagataaggggtcaaagggtccccttgtcgCAAGCCCCTACTAGGAATAATTGGTCCTTTCGGCTCCCCATtaaccaaaatagaaaatgaaactGTTTGAACACATAACATCaccaaagaaacaaaacatGGCTGAAACCCCATCACTTCCATCacctttttaataaaattccactcaactctatcataagctttaTTCATATCCAGCTTCAAAGACATGAAcccttttttccccttctttttgtgttttaaaaaatggaCCAACTCATAAGTAATAAGCACATTATCTGTAATTAAACGACCCagaacaaaagcactttgactTTCACCAATAATACTAGGCAAAACAGATTTCAATCTATTGGAAATAACTTTAGAGATCAATTTATAAGccacattacaaagactaatgGGCCTATAACCAAAGACCACAACaggatttttcttctttggaatgAGCATGATAAAAGTATGATTTAATGATTGAGGAAAATCACCTGAATTCAAAGCCTGTAAAACAGCCTCAATGACAGAATTGTCCACCACGTgccaaaatttttgaaagaaagcCGGGGACATCCTATCAGGACCAAGTGCTTTGGATGGATTCATCTCAGACAAAGCAAACAAAACTTCAGCTTCAGTGTACCGCTCACTCAACCCCTCATTCATAGTTGGTGTAACTCTATCAGCAAGAGACTCAAGAAAGTCAGAATTTCCACTTGGATTGGAACTTGTAAAAAGGTCTTCAAAATATTGTAAGAAAACTCTATCCCTCTGCTCGCCATACTGCCAAACCCCTTCCCCATCCTGTATTTTTACCAACTGATTTTTCCTCCTCCTCTGAGATGCCTTCATGTGAAAATAGCTGGAATTTCGATCACCATCTTTGAGCCACAAGACCTTGGATCGTTGCCTCCACATCACCTCGTCCCTTTCCATCCACTTCTGTACCTCCTCTCTAGCCCTCTTATGTTCTTCAGTATGTTCTCCTACTAGGTCAGAAACATGCAACAGTTCCATGTTTTGTCTTGCCAATCGAATTTGCTTTTGAACATTACCAAAACAGTTTATATTCCAGCTATGCAACTGGTGTCCACACTCCTTCATCTTGTTCATAATATCAAGCATTTGATTCCCCTCATGCCCCCTCCTCCATACTTGCCTAATAATATCCTCACAAGCTGGCTCCCCTATCCACATCTCTTCAAACCTGAActgtttttttcctcttttaaagCCCCCATCCCCATCAGTATTCACCCAAATAGGAATATGATCGAATAAGCCTCTAACCCATGTGTCACAGTAGCATTGAGAAACTTATTCCCCCATGGAACATTCGCCAGTGCCCTATCCAATCTCTCACTAACACCATATGGCCTTCCCCTCCTATTACTCCAAGTAAATTTGGTCCCCTTAAACCCCATATCCCGTAATGCACAATCATTCACCACATCCCGAAAAGCAGCAATTTGCCTATTCGACCTTGATCTTCCCCCCCATTTCTCATGATGATGCAAAAGTTCATTAAAATAACCAATTACCAACCATGCTTTGCCATTTTGCCTGCCAAATGTTCGCAACAAATCCCAAGTTTTATACTACTGAGAAACATCCTGAAACCCATAGATTCCAGTTAAAAACCAAGACCCAATCCCAGGAACATCTTCAATCAACGCATCAATATGACATTAGGAATAATTAATGATTGACAAGTTTACATCTCATCCCCACAACAAAGCGAGACCCCCTTTCTGCCACAACAATCCACTACCAAACAATTTGCAAATCCTAGtttaaatttacatacctcAAATTCATGTGCCTTCAAACGTGTTTCCTGTAAAAACAGGACTTCGGGAGCTTTCCTCTTCACCAAATTGCAAAGGGTTCGAATGCCCCTTGGGTTCCCAAGCCTACGGACATTCCAACTTATAAGCTTCATTAGGTACGACGGTCCTG
Protein-coding sequences here:
- the LOC108988605 gene encoding cytochrome P450 CYP82D47-like, with the translated sequence MASILALFLFFLFLFWIWRRTQKAAPQKILPPKAGGAWPIIGHLHLLGGTQPAHITLGDMVDKNGPIFSINLGMHRAIVVSSSKIAKECFTTNDKVFANRPKALATELMGYNYAMFGLGPYGSYWRHVRRIATLELLSNHRIEMFKHIRESEVNTAIKEIYELSTKNNNALVEMRRWFGYVTLNVVFMMVIKKRFAWAVTKDEDEGNDQFRNAMRDFVVLSGAFVASDVLPYLRWLDLGGYEKEMKKTAKKIDHEVEGWLEEHKQRRISGEIKKGHQDFMDVMLSIVVDSEEISNYDADTITKATCLGLIFGGTDTTTVTMTWALSLLLNNREALKKAQQELDLQIGRDRLVMESDVKNLVYLQAVIKETMRLYPAAPLSLPHESLEDCTLAGYHIPTGTRLLVNLSKIHRDPQVWADPTEFRPERFLTTHKDVDFKGQHFEFIPFGSGRRFCPGISFALHVMQLTLANFLHAFEITTVPADEPVDMTERVGLTSLKATPLEVHLTPRLPSSAYA